The nucleotide window CGTCGCCTCTCCGAATATcgagatcaagaagctggTCTACATCTATTTGATCCACCATGCCGAGGAGGACCCCGACCTTGCCTTGCTatccatcaacaccatccagAAGTCGCTTTCCGATTCCAACCCTCAAGTGCGCGCCTTGGCTCTACGCACAATGTCCAACATACGGGTTCCCGTTATCAGCCAGATTGTGTCGTTGGCCATCAAGAAGGGCGCCGGAGACATCAACCCCTATGTGCGCCGAGCCGCTGCCTTGGCCATCCCCAAGTGTTACCGACTCGACCCATCCCAAATGCCCTCACTGCTCGAATATCTCTCGACTCTCTTAGGCGACAAGCAGTATTATGTGGCAGGTGCCGCCGTTACAGCCTTTCTGGAGATCTGTCCGGACAGATTGGACTTGATACACAAGCATTACAGGCAGTTAGtcaagatggtggtggatatGGATGAATGGAGCCAGCTCTCGACACTGCGGCTTATGACAGTTTATGCGCGAAAATGCTTCCCTCGACGAACCCGGATGGTGAAAGCCCAGGACAAGGCGGCCGATCTTCAGGACTTTTACGGTGAtaacgccgccgccagctcGAATAATGACGCCGAGGGCCAGGAGGTTATTGTTCTCGACCCTGATCTCGAGCTGCTCCTCAACAGCATCaaacccctcctccaatCACGAAACTCAGGCGTTGTGGTTTCAGTAGCACGCTGTTACGATGCAGTAGGCACGCCCGAGTATGTCAAGACAGCCATCGGGCCATTGATAGCTTTGCTACGAGGCGCTCAGGATATCCAACAGGTTGCACTCTACAACATCGTATCCATTTGCCTTACCCGGCCTGCCGATTTCGTGCGCTATGCCTCGCATTTCCTAGTGCGTGCAACGGATACACAACCCATATGGGAACTCAAGCTGGAGCTTTTGACACTCATCTTCCCACATGCTCCTCTCCATGTCAAGAGCCTTATTCTCAACGAGCTTGAGCACTTCAGCCGAGGAACCGATAAGGCGCTGGTTAGGGAGGCAGTTAGGGCTATTGGCCGCTGCGCGGTAACAGACACAACAGCTGCACCTAGGTGTCTGCGGTTGCTTCTCAGTCAAATCACTAGCTTGGACGGCACGCTGGCCGCAGAGAGCTTGACAGTGATACGACATCTAATCCAGCAGGACCCAACTGCACACGTCGCTACGGTCATAAGGCTGGCAAAGAACTTGGACTCGGCCACCGACCCACACGCTCGTGCCACCATTATCTGGCTCGTAGGCGAGTTCTCCGGTCTCAACGGAGAAGAGAACATCGCCCCTGACGTGCTTCGGATTCTGCTCAAGGACTTTCCCTCCGAGTCCGAAATCGCCAAACGACAAATCATCCTTCTCGGCGCCAAGgtctacctacactacctcaACCGACAGATTGAAGCATCACAAAATGCCGATGGCGAACCGGGTCCTCCACCCAAGCTTCTCGAAGACGATGACCATCCAATTGCAAAGCTATGGAGTTATGTGCTCCTCCTGGCTCGCTACGATACCTCTTACGATCTCCGTGATCGCACTCGTCTCTACAAAGCATTGCTCGGCGTACCCCAGCTCGCAACCCTCATGCTGCTCGCGCCTAAGCCTGCGCCCCAAGCGCAAAGTCCCTCGGAGATGAGGCGTGGGTATACCCTTGGCTCTTCAGCCCTGGTCCTCGCCGATGCCGCCGGTGTTCACGGCGTCAGGGGCTACGAGGACTTGCCCGATTGGGTCGAAGAGGGCAAGCAGCCGGATCCGAGACTGAGAGAGACAGGTGTGCCACCAACCGCGACGTACGGCGAGAAGAGAGTCGTACCAGCTTTGGAGATTTTGGACGGTGGGTCGTCTAGATCAGTGCCTACGAAGTCTAATGGTCTGGGTGAGGGAGTAGGGACCAAGACACTTGATGATTGGcttgcggaggaggaggatatcaGTAAGAAGGCGGTGCCAGTGTCAGCACCTGTGCAACGGCAGGTTGTGGAGGAgagtgaagaggaggatgaggaaggggaaaccactgaggaagaagaagatgatgatgaagaagaagaagaagaagaggaggaagacgatgaagaagaagaggaagagagttcatcggaagaggaggagtctgatgatgacgaggccgAAGACGCGAGGCTGATGGGGGCATGACATCCAACTACTTGATACCAGTATGAATTGAATGGTCAACTGACATGGAAGAATACCTCATAATTTACGATATGCAAGCTATGCTGCTTCTGTTCATCCTGGTCCTCCTCATAGTCACGAGTCCATGAATTTCCTTCCCGAGTTTTCCGACACATCCTCTTTTCtgtccagaagaagaagaaagagaaggatatTAAGTTGTATTCCTCCCCTATACAAGATGGCATCCAATCTGATTGTTGTGCCAACTTATGTTGCAAATAATACCATTTAGTTCCACTCGATACCGACCAGACTCAGGGAAATGGAAACAACAAGAAACATATCAAGTACGACGAGCACCAAGAGCGTCTTTAGCGATCCACTTTATTCACAATTTAGAAAAGAAGTCGTCATGTATTGCTTGATATAGCTCATTTCTCGCCGTCTCGTTTCCTCGATCCCAAATTTGGAACTTGACTAACGGGCCCCCGTCCGGACACGTCCCGGTTTTCATGTCCTGAAAGGAAAAACGATGATGGTTCCACTTCAGTTTCCACCCCTTCCTGCATAAAGAAGCATTCATCCTGAGAATCATGATACAACCAACCGCACAGTCCCTCCAATGTATTGCCTTGCCTCCTTTCTGAATGCCGGTGATCCGTCTTCCTTTCCCTCCGCCGCAATTGTCATCCTAGCCTCATCGTTGCTTTCCATTTCCCAAATCTCGGTCAAGTAGGTAACCCAGCAgactcaccaccaccaccaccagcaagtCGGTCTGCTAAATTGTGGGAGGTTTGCAAAATCCCCAGTCCTCTTCGCCTTCGGTATGTACCACCCGTCCGTCTCACCCCTCCCACACCCAGGGCATGAATAAGAAAGCGGACAAGAATGATGAGACCAATAGGGAGGAGAATAaccggaggaggaaagaatcaggagagagaaagagtatCAATGGACGCCCGTGACGAAGTCGAAGTCGGTGCGTTACTTCTGCGCCTCCGTTCTGCCATATCCTCATCATTCTCCTCCTGCTGGTGCggttggtgctgctggtgcaaGTACTGTTGGTGCTGCTCCTAAGTATTTTCGATCGAGTTGTTGATCGCCGAACGCCAGTCGGGTGTCAATGAGTTcgtagtcgtcgtcgttgttgccgCCAGCGGCCACCATCCCGCGCCGACGCACAAATTCTCGCACGTGGgaaaagatgatgatgatcctATAACCAATCATGCATATGCCTCCTAAGACGATGAACGTGATGAAGCAACTTGttatcatcaccaccaccacagccgcCGGGACTATGGCCACGGAGAACAAGTGCAGGAAGAATGAATCGGAATCCATTGTTACTTGGGCGTGGATGGAGAGAGGCTT belongs to Neurospora crassa OR74A linkage group IV, whole genome shotgun sequence and includes:
- a CDS encoding AP-3 adaptor complex subunit beta encodes the protein MESIARISSLLESARELTLDAASAARSARSSSKPLDRVQVKKLLDSRNEREVLDGLRRVISMMYRSQRTHPLFSSVVKNVASPNIEIKKLVYIYLIHHAEEDPDLALLSINTIQKSLSDSNPQVRALALRTMSNIRVPVISQIVSLAIKKGAGDINPYVRRAAALAIPKCYRLDPSQMPSLLEYLSTLLGDKQYYVAGAAVTAFLEICPDRLDLIHKHYRQLVKMVVDMDEWSQLSTLRLMTVYARKCFPRRTRMVKAQDKAADLQDFYGDNAAASSNNDAEGQEVIVLDPDLELLLNSIKPLLQSRNSGVVVSVARCYDAVGTPEYVKTAIGPLIALLRGAQDIQQVALYNIVSICLTRPADFVRYASHFLVRATDTQPIWELKLELLTLIFPHAPLHVKSLILNELEHFSRGTDKALVREAVRAIGRCAVTDTTAAPRCLRLLLSQITSLDGTLAAESLTVIRHLIQQDPTAHVATVIRLAKNLDSATDPHARATIIWLVGEFSGLNGEENIAPDVLRILLKDFPSESEIAKRQIILLGAKVYLHYLNRQIEASQNADGEPGPPPKLLEDDDHPIAKLWSYVLLLARYDTSYDLRDRTRLYKALLGVPQLATLMLLAPKPAPQAQSPSEMRRGYTLGSSALVLADAAGVHGVRGYEDLPDWVEEGKQPDPRLRETGVPPTATYGEKRVVPALEILDGGSSRSVPTKSNGLGEGVGTKTLDDWLAEEEDISKKAVPVSAPVQRQVVEESEEEDEEGETTEEEEDDDEEEEEEEEEDDEEEEEESSSEEEESDDDEAEDARLMGA